A single window of Nicotiana sylvestris chromosome 3, ASM39365v2, whole genome shotgun sequence DNA harbors:
- the LOC138887948 gene encoding uncharacterized protein: MQRYLDKLQVTFHRFKKWTLDHVPREQNSEADALANLGSSVEEDDIVPGTVVQLSRLVVEEGHAEINSTSLTWDWRNKYVDYLKHGKLITDPKESRTLRAKAARFSLDEKGTLYRRTFDGPLAVFLGPGDTDYVLREIYEGTYGNHSGTDSLVRKVIRAGYYWDNMEKDTKEFV; this comes from the coding sequence ATGCAGAGGTACTTAGACAAACTTCAAGTGACATTTCACCGCTTCAAGAAATGGACACTGgaccatgtacctcgagaacagaATAGCGAGGCTGATGCACTTGCAAACTTGGGGTCATCGGTTGAGGAAGATGATATCGTCCCGGGGACTGTCGTCCAATTATCGAGGTTGGTGGTCGAAGAAGGCCATGCAGAAATTAATTCAACAAGTTTAacgtgggattggaggaataagtacgtCGACTACTTGAAGCATGGGAAGCTCATCACGGACCCAAAAGAGTCGAGAACACTTCGAGCCAAAGCAGCTCGATTCTCACTCGATGAAAAGGGAACGTTGTATAGAAGAACCTTCGATGGACCACTGGCAGTGTTCTTGGGACccggggacaccgattatgtatTACGAGAAATCTACGAGGGCACTTATGGGAACCATTCTGGTACCGACTCTTTGGTTCGCAAGGTGATCAGAGCGGGGTATTATTGGGATaacatggaaaaggataccaagGAGTTCGTTTGA
- the LOC104236353 gene encoding uncharacterized protein, with protein MPEGSSANIIRSRVVQQLGLLDQIIPASRVLNGFNMESETTKGGIILPFNVAGTMQDTKFHVIKGDMRYNALLGRSWIHSMRLVPSTLHQMMKFPTKNGMKIVYGKQHAAKEMFAVHDLAPVLTPSI; from the exons ATGCCCGAAG gtagctcagcaaatATAATTAGATCAAGAGTCGTGCAGCAGCTTGggctgcttgaccaaatcatacCTGCCTCTCGAGTCctgaatggattcaacatggaaaGTGAAACAACGAAGGGGGGAATCATCCTCCCATTTAACGTGGCCGGAACCATGCAAGacaccaagtttcatgtcatcaaaggagatatgaggtataatgctTTACTTGGAAGGTCGTGGATCCATAGCATGAGGCTAgtgccatcaacccttcatcaaatgatgaagttcccaacaaagAATGGCATGAAAATTGTATATGGAAAGCAGCATGCAGCTAAGGAGATGTTTGCAGTACATGACTTGGCACCGGTATTGACACCATCTATATAG